The proteins below are encoded in one region of Parvicella tangerina:
- a CDS encoding OmpA family protein translates to MKNLTSKIFYTCLTMILLVNCSVAQPGHYTSSHKKAIKLYEEGRSCFNDISPQTGKRNLDCAEEALLKALEKDPEFVEAHMMLSNVYIERKDFAKAIAQKETMFALGKPVSHAEYFYMASMNMAIGDYEKCLKYANIYIKDRNANQEMVNKAYRYIDNCNFAIEAKKHPVAFEPINMGPNINSERPEYFPSITADDKQLLYTRDVIDPREINYGHQEEILVAESESPHEWTLGKSVSPNINTVYNEGAPTFSADGKYIIMVGCEVGYGDKDYGADRQGYGSCDLFVSEKIGKEWTKPSNMGAPINSAHWETQPSFSSDGKTLYFIRGAMSKQTGGKHQDIYVSEITASGWSKPERLPDYINTPGKEESVQIHPDGQTLYFTSDGHIGMGGTDIYMCRMQADGTWGKPVNLGYPINTHMDENSLLVSSKGDIAYFASDREGGYGSLDLYRFKLPKEYQPIKTTYMKGFVYDSISKEPLAADFQLFDLKTGQLYKRAIANSGNGEFLVAIPTNKDFGVIAEHENYLYFSQNFSLDELEKTEEGFIVNVPMQPIKTGSEIVLKNIFFDVDKSDLKPESIPELEKLKDFLTKNSSIKIELGGHTDSDGDDAHNMTLSKNRAKAVKDWLIKHGIDESRLTHKGYGETEPIRPNDTPENKALNRRTVAKIL, encoded by the coding sequence ATGAAGAACTTAACATCAAAAATATTTTACACATGCCTAACCATGATCTTACTGGTGAACTGCAGTGTAGCTCAACCTGGTCACTACACCAGTTCTCATAAAAAAGCGATCAAGCTCTATGAAGAAGGTAGGAGTTGCTTTAATGATATTAGTCCGCAAACAGGCAAACGAAACCTTGACTGTGCAGAAGAAGCGTTATTAAAAGCACTGGAAAAAGACCCGGAATTTGTTGAAGCTCACATGATGCTCAGTAATGTGTACATTGAACGAAAAGATTTTGCTAAAGCAATTGCGCAAAAAGAGACCATGTTTGCGCTTGGTAAACCAGTGAGTCATGCTGAATACTTCTATATGGCCAGCATGAACATGGCAATAGGTGATTATGAGAAGTGTTTGAAGTACGCTAACATTTATATTAAGGATCGAAACGCAAATCAGGAAATGGTAAACAAAGCATATCGGTACATTGACAATTGTAATTTCGCCATTGAAGCGAAGAAGCACCCTGTTGCATTTGAGCCAATCAATATGGGACCAAATATTAACTCAGAGCGTCCTGAATACTTTCCATCAATCACAGCAGATGACAAACAACTCTTGTACACCAGAGATGTAATTGACCCCAGAGAAATCAATTATGGCCATCAAGAAGAGATCTTGGTTGCTGAGTCTGAATCTCCACATGAATGGACACTTGGAAAAAGTGTAAGTCCGAATATAAACACCGTTTATAATGAAGGAGCTCCGACCTTCTCTGCAGATGGTAAATATATTATTATGGTAGGATGCGAAGTCGGTTATGGTGATAAAGACTATGGTGCAGACCGTCAAGGCTACGGGAGTTGTGACCTATTTGTGAGCGAAAAAATTGGAAAAGAATGGACAAAACCCTCCAACATGGGTGCACCTATCAATTCAGCTCATTGGGAAACACAGCCTAGTTTCTCTAGTGATGGAAAAACGCTTTACTTCATACGAGGAGCTATGAGTAAACAAACGGGGGGTAAACATCAAGACATATATGTGAGTGAGATTACGGCTAGTGGATGGTCAAAACCAGAGCGACTTCCTGATTACATCAATACACCAGGCAAAGAAGAAAGCGTTCAGATTCATCCTGATGGTCAAACGCTATATTTCACTTCTGATGGACACATTGGAATGGGAGGCACCGATATTTACATGTGTAGAATGCAAGCTGATGGCACCTGGGGAAAGCCGGTTAATTTAGGCTACCCTATCAACACACACATGGATGAAAATAGTCTATTAGTATCTTCAAAAGGAGATATTGCATACTTCGCTTCTGACCGAGAAGGGGGCTATGGTAGTCTCGATTTGTACCGATTTAAGCTACCCAAAGAATATCAACCCATCAAGACAACCTATATGAAAGGGTTTGTTTACGACAGCATCTCCAAAGAACCTCTAGCAGCAGACTTCCAGCTCTTTGATTTGAAAACAGGACAGCTATACAAAAGAGCTATTGCCAATAGTGGAAATGGAGAGTTCTTGGTTGCTATCCCAACGAACAAGGATTTTGGTGTAATTGCGGAACATGAAAATTACCTGTATTTTTCTCAAAACTTCTCCCTAGATGAATTAGAAAAAACCGAAGAAGGTTTTATTGTCAACGTTCCAATGCAGCCTATAAAAACAGGAAGCGAAATCGTGTTAAAAAACATCTTCTTTGACGTAGACAAATCAGACCTCAAGCCTGAATCTATTCCTGAATTGGAAAAACTAAAAGATTTTCTCACGAAAAATTCCTCGATCAAAATTGAGCTTGGAGGTCATACCGATAGTGATGGAGATGATGCTCACAACATGACGCTATCTAAGAATCGTGCAAAAGCGGTTAAAGACTGGTTAATCAAACATGGTATAGATGAATCAAGGCTTACCCACAAAGGTTATGGTGAAACTGAACCGATCAGGCCGAATGACACTCCTGAAAACAAAGCGCTAAATAGACGTACGGTTGCAAAAATCTTATAG
- a CDS encoding UbiA family prenyltransferase — protein MSLLSGIKWVVYSNIWVAINVVAFYYFVILQVDLSFDWQYAGLLFLSTLFAYNYQRLIKNESVGSNSIHSERHSWISTHQRLISFLTIFGGLGTAVISLWILPLKLIVFAIPALAIVMFYARRGDNSSALRNIPFLKIFLISSVWVFTVLVLPFMIKERNFHSSILPLASLMFLFVFVMCIPFDIRDRKGDLGKLKTLPVVLGEKKSKWFAIFIMLLVSIGAVEFEYYAFCLASLVVVPSLLVTTEERPELFFTGWIEGQFLILMLLQVGLEVI, from the coding sequence TTGAGTCTGTTAAGTGGAATAAAATGGGTCGTTTATTCCAACATTTGGGTAGCCATCAATGTTGTGGCATTTTATTACTTCGTTATCCTGCAAGTTGATCTGAGTTTTGATTGGCAATATGCTGGGTTGCTTTTTTTATCAACACTTTTTGCGTACAATTATCAACGACTAATTAAGAATGAGAGCGTTGGAAGTAATTCGATACATTCGGAAAGGCATAGTTGGATTAGCACTCATCAGCGATTGATATCCTTTTTAACTATTTTTGGAGGGTTGGGTACAGCAGTTATTTCGCTATGGATTCTGCCTTTGAAGTTGATTGTATTCGCTATTCCAGCATTGGCCATCGTGATGTTTTATGCCAGAAGAGGTGATAACTCATCTGCACTACGAAACATTCCTTTTCTGAAAATTTTTTTGATCAGTAGTGTATGGGTTTTTACAGTGCTCGTATTGCCCTTTATGATCAAGGAGAGAAACTTTCATTCATCGATATTACCCTTAGCTTCTTTAATGTTTCTTTTCGTGTTTGTGATGTGCATCCCCTTCGATATTAGAGACCGAAAGGGTGACTTGGGGAAATTGAAAACGTTACCCGTTGTGCTGGGAGAAAAAAAAAGCAAGTGGTTCGCAATTTTTATCATGCTGCTGGTGTCAATTGGAGCTGTTGAGTTTGAGTATTATGCTTTTTGTTTGGCTAGTCTTGTTGTTGTTCCTTCGTTGCTGGTCACCACTGAGGAGCGTCCGGAGTTGTTTTTTACGGGGTGGATAGAAGGGCAGTTTCTAATTTTGATGTTACTTCAAGTCGGCTTAGAAGTTATATGA
- a CDS encoding 7-carboxy-7-deazaguanine synthase QueE: MTDKKNDNKGSSLPIMEMFYSIQGEGYYSGRPAVFIRLGGCDVGCHWCDVKESWEAQDHPQKSIDEIVHFVKEQGANFVVITGGEPAMYDLTELTNELHKENIFIALETSGVYSIKGQFDWICFSPKKFKAPTDEVYHIANELKVIVFNRSDLSWAEGHRQKVAENCKLYLQPEWSKKEENTDLIIDYIKANHNWNISLQTHKYIGVE, encoded by the coding sequence ATGACTGATAAAAAAAATGATAACAAGGGCTCAAGCCTTCCGATAATGGAAATGTTTTACTCCATCCAAGGGGAAGGATATTATTCAGGAAGACCTGCTGTCTTTATTCGTTTAGGCGGATGTGATGTTGGCTGTCATTGGTGCGATGTAAAGGAGAGTTGGGAAGCGCAAGATCACCCCCAAAAAAGCATTGATGAGATCGTTCACTTTGTCAAGGAACAAGGCGCTAACTTTGTGGTAATTACAGGAGGTGAACCTGCCATGTATGACTTGACTGAACTGACCAACGAGCTGCATAAAGAAAATATTTTTATAGCGCTGGAAACGTCAGGTGTATATTCCATAAAAGGTCAATTCGATTGGATATGCTTCTCTCCAAAAAAGTTCAAAGCTCCAACAGATGAAGTTTATCACATCGCGAATGAACTGAAGGTGATCGTCTTTAACCGATCTGACTTGAGTTGGGCTGAAGGTCATCGACAAAAGGTCGCTGAAAACTGCAAACTCTACCTTCAACCTGAATGGAGTAAAAAAGAAGAAAACACTGATTTAATTATTGATTATATCAAAGCAAATCATAACTGGAATATTTCGTTACAAACCCATAAATATATTGGCGTAGAATGA
- the alr gene encoding alanine racemase, producing the protein MNLNYSLNDIAQAVNGKVIGDNGFKIKQVIIDSRNFFSELNTLFIAIKGKNNDGHDYISPLYEEGCSVFMIEEGNEHHIPKEANAVVVANTLKALQDLAAFHRSHFSYPVVAISGSNGKTIVKEWLYHLLKRKYNIIRSPKSYNSQVGVPLSILQMTPQHNLAIFEAGISQEGEMEKLEAMLKPTHGILTHIGSAHSVNFESEEHIKTEKLKLFKGCQWLHSFEENKNYLIETVSKKKKATVFVNINGDEFDYEIPFSDEASITNSVTAVVAALALDASIPSICKEIVHLPSVALRLETKKGINQNILINDSYSNDINSLSIALNHLVNRNEKDHKVVILSDIEQDFHESNDLYTKVAKMIKDKAIDQFIGIGPNLFKNQELFDSGVFFQTVDELFTYLKSHPIEQATILIKGARKFRFEAIGKYFELQSHESKLTIDLGALRNNVKAYQQLLSKDVKLLCMVKAFGYGSGSKEIGLTLEECNVDYLGVAYADEGKRLRMDKIDTPTIVMNAKKSSFDTIIDYELEPSIYSFRQLNDFIRALIDLDIKSYPIHIKIDTGMRRLGFMTEDVEELISTLSSQPEVRVKSIFSHLAASDDPKEDLFTNKQIQQFQYVCHKIESGVGYDCIKHILNTSGIERFPHAQMDMVRLGLGMYGVTKGLPAIENVGVLTTNISQVKNVKKGESIGYGRAQFALKDMTIGVIPIGYADGFSRNLSCGKGHVWVNGCLAKVVGNVCMDMTMIDLTDIPAKEGDEIEIFGKNRSIYELSEEMETIPYEVLTSISKRVQRVYLTD; encoded by the coding sequence ATGAATTTAAATTACTCCTTAAACGATATTGCCCAAGCCGTCAACGGTAAAGTCATTGGAGACAATGGTTTCAAAATCAAACAAGTCATCATAGACAGTCGAAACTTTTTTAGTGAGTTGAACACGCTATTCATCGCTATAAAAGGAAAAAATAATGACGGGCATGACTACATTTCTCCGCTCTATGAGGAAGGTTGCAGCGTATTCATGATTGAAGAAGGTAATGAGCATCATATTCCTAAGGAAGCGAATGCAGTGGTTGTGGCAAATACCCTTAAAGCTCTTCAAGATCTGGCTGCATTTCATAGGTCTCATTTCTCATATCCAGTAGTTGCTATTTCTGGTAGTAATGGTAAAACGATTGTGAAGGAATGGCTTTATCATCTCCTAAAAAGAAAATACAATATCATCAGAAGTCCAAAAAGCTATAACTCTCAGGTAGGTGTTCCGTTATCGATTCTGCAAATGACTCCCCAGCATAACCTCGCTATATTTGAAGCAGGAATTTCTCAGGAGGGAGAAATGGAAAAACTAGAGGCAATGCTAAAGCCTACTCATGGTATTTTAACCCATATTGGAAGTGCGCACTCCGTTAATTTTGAATCAGAAGAACACATAAAAACAGAAAAACTTAAGCTTTTCAAAGGTTGCCAGTGGCTACATAGTTTCGAGGAAAATAAGAATTACTTGATAGAGACGGTCTCTAAAAAGAAAAAAGCGACCGTTTTTGTCAACATTAATGGTGATGAGTTTGACTACGAAATTCCTTTTTCGGATGAGGCGTCTATAACCAATAGCGTAACGGCTGTTGTTGCGGCTCTCGCTTTAGATGCATCCATACCATCAATTTGCAAAGAGATTGTCCACTTGCCGAGCGTTGCCCTGAGGCTAGAAACGAAAAAAGGGATAAATCAAAATATTTTAATCAATGATTCTTATAGCAATGATATAAATTCTTTGAGTATTGCTCTAAATCACCTGGTCAATAGAAATGAAAAGGATCATAAGGTTGTTATTCTTAGTGATATTGAACAGGATTTTCACGAAAGCAATGATCTATATACGAAGGTAGCTAAGATGATCAAGGATAAGGCAATCGATCAGTTTATCGGAATTGGACCGAACCTATTCAAAAATCAAGAGCTTTTCGACTCAGGAGTATTTTTTCAAACTGTGGATGAACTCTTCACTTACCTGAAGTCTCACCCTATTGAGCAAGCTACCATACTGATCAAGGGAGCTCGTAAGTTTAGATTTGAAGCCATTGGAAAATACTTTGAACTTCAATCTCACGAAAGCAAGCTCACTATTGATCTTGGAGCGCTAAGGAATAATGTTAAAGCCTACCAGCAACTTCTTAGTAAGGATGTAAAGTTATTGTGTATGGTTAAAGCTTTTGGTTATGGGAGTGGCAGTAAGGAGATTGGGTTAACACTTGAAGAATGTAACGTAGATTATTTAGGTGTTGCCTATGCAGATGAAGGCAAACGACTGAGAATGGATAAAATTGACACTCCAACAATCGTCATGAACGCCAAAAAAAGCAGTTTTGATACTATCATTGATTATGAACTGGAGCCTTCTATTTATAGCTTTAGACAACTCAATGATTTTATTAGAGCCTTAATCGATTTGGATATCAAATCCTACCCAATTCACATTAAGATCGACACAGGAATGAGACGTCTTGGTTTCATGACTGAAGATGTAGAAGAACTCATCTCAACGCTTTCATCACAGCCTGAAGTACGTGTTAAGAGTATTTTCTCTCATTTGGCGGCTAGTGACGATCCTAAAGAAGACCTGTTCACCAACAAACAAATCCAGCAGTTTCAATATGTCTGTCACAAAATTGAGTCTGGCGTGGGTTATGATTGCATCAAGCACATCTTAAACACCTCTGGTATCGAACGTTTCCCGCATGCGCAAATGGACATGGTTCGATTAGGACTTGGAATGTATGGTGTTACCAAAGGACTTCCTGCTATTGAGAATGTAGGGGTTTTAACCACGAATATCTCACAGGTTAAAAATGTAAAAAAAGGAGAGTCTATTGGATATGGCAGAGCTCAATTTGCGCTTAAAGATATGACAATTGGAGTGATTCCAATCGGGTATGCTGATGGCTTCTCAAGGAACCTCAGTTGCGGAAAAGGCCATGTTTGGGTTAATGGCTGTCTGGCCAAAGTGGTGGGTAACGTCTGTATGGATATGACTATGATAGACCTCACAGATATCCCAGCCAAAGAGGGAGACGAAATTGAAATATTTGGAAAAAACAGGTCAATTTATGAGCTTTCTGAAGAAATGGAAACGATCCCTTATGAAGTGCTTACCTCTATTTCTAAAAGAGTTCAAAGGGTCTACTTAACCGACTAA
- a CDS encoding T9SS type A sorting domain-containing protein, protein MGLNKYMKIVLLVLISLEVGAQSFYKVIGTSGNDYAEQVINDRDSGYVVVGGTEGLGQGEMDGYMVKLDTAGNLQWTRTFGNENVDWLTSVVLLDDGMLACGYSNVAGDYQMYLVRTNEIGQVVWERTIGNDNWEFPQELTLVNDTTVVLVGEVYVAGSTTTDALVASVSISGDSLWYRTFGGADDDVLERVITSDSGQVYVCGTYTVQQDDTDYWVGRLDNSGDFIWELFLGDTLNDEGHGIAELITGEFVVTGGDNDTTSTNLDNVFYKIDSNGNVLYQNILNNPNDDIGIDVVSYSDTNLFFLVSQSSSVGFGGFDTWVFDCNYYMWGIGDLSFSFGTLDDEWVTDADTTFDRGIITVGNMQDDVLGNVIFVHKTRAGEALLNTYDTEQDLEVADPIGSKTIFYPNPISAGEIHWSQKDRFLGSEYVIHDLQGKVVQSGVVNSGSLTIDLKSGYYLLKIGEVVWNFSVIER, encoded by the coding sequence ATGGGATTAAATAAGTACATGAAAATCGTTTTGTTAGTTCTTATTTCTTTAGAAGTAGGTGCGCAGTCTTTCTATAAGGTAATTGGAACCTCTGGTAATGATTATGCGGAACAAGTGATCAACGATCGGGATAGCGGTTACGTGGTGGTTGGAGGTACTGAGGGATTGGGACAAGGTGAGATGGATGGTTACATGGTAAAATTAGACACTGCTGGGAATCTTCAGTGGACAAGAACTTTTGGAAATGAGAATGTGGATTGGTTAACGAGTGTTGTGTTGCTTGATGATGGTATGTTGGCTTGTGGGTATAGTAATGTTGCAGGTGATTATCAGATGTACTTGGTACGAACTAATGAAATTGGTCAGGTAGTGTGGGAAAGAACTATCGGTAATGATAACTGGGAGTTTCCTCAGGAGCTAACCTTAGTAAATGACACTACAGTTGTATTGGTAGGAGAAGTTTATGTGGCCGGTTCAACAACTACAGATGCCCTTGTAGCTTCTGTCTCAATTTCTGGGGATTCACTTTGGTATAGAACCTTTGGCGGTGCTGATGATGACGTGTTAGAAAGGGTTATTACCAGCGATTCGGGACAGGTTTATGTATGCGGTACATATACTGTTCAACAGGATGACACAGACTATTGGGTCGGTCGATTAGATAATTCTGGAGACTTCATTTGGGAACTTTTTCTGGGAGACACGTTAAATGATGAGGGCCATGGAATTGCGGAGTTAATCACGGGTGAATTTGTGGTGACTGGAGGAGATAATGATACGACATCTACTAATTTGGATAATGTTTTTTATAAAATTGATAGTAATGGCAATGTACTTTATCAAAATATCTTAAATAACCCTAATGATGATATAGGGATTGATGTGGTCAGTTATTCAGATACCAACTTGTTTTTTTTAGTAAGTCAGAGTTCTTCTGTAGGATTTGGAGGGTTTGATACGTGGGTGTTTGATTGCAATTATTACATGTGGGGTATTGGTGACCTGTCTTTTAGTTTTGGAACACTAGATGATGAATGGGTGACAGATGCAGATACAACTTTTGATAGAGGGATCATAACAGTTGGTAACATGCAAGACGATGTGTTGGGTAATGTGATTTTTGTGCATAAGACCAGAGCAGGTGAGGCCTTGTTAAATACATACGATACGGAACAAGATCTCGAAGTTGCAGATCCAATTGGTTCAAAGACGATTTTTTATCCTAATCCGATTTCTGCTGGCGAAATTCATTGGTCTCAAAAGGATAGGTTTTTAGGAAGTGAATATGTTATTCATGACCTTCAGGGAAAAGTAGTTCAATCGGGTGTTGTCAATTCTGGAAGTTTAACAATTGATCTAAAGAGTGGTTATTATCTCTTGAAGATTGGAGAAGTAGTTTGGAATTTCTCAGTCATTGAACGTTAG
- a CDS encoding thymidine kinase — MFLERKGNRQIRKGWIEVICGSMFSGKTEELIRRMKRAEFAQQKVEIFKPEVDVRYDEEDVVSHEGKAIRSTPVPASSNILLLANDVEVVGIDEAQFFDDELPSVCEKLANQGVRVIIAGLDMDFKGKPFGPIPALMAKAEYITKVHAICLRCGDLAQFSYRKTADQEVVLLGETMEYEPLCRKCYNEATKK, encoded by the coding sequence GTGTTTTTAGAGCGAAAAGGAAATAGACAAATCAGGAAGGGTTGGATCGAAGTAATCTGTGGGTCCATGTTTTCAGGAAAAACAGAAGAGTTAATTCGAAGAATGAAACGTGCTGAATTTGCTCAACAAAAGGTAGAAATTTTCAAACCTGAAGTAGACGTGCGATATGACGAGGAAGACGTTGTGAGCCACGAAGGCAAAGCGATAAGGTCTACACCTGTACCTGCTTCCTCCAATATTTTATTATTGGCCAATGACGTTGAAGTTGTTGGCATTGACGAGGCGCAATTCTTTGATGATGAACTCCCTTCTGTATGCGAAAAACTAGCCAATCAAGGGGTAAGAGTAATCATCGCTGGTTTAGATATGGATTTTAAAGGGAAACCTTTTGGTCCTATCCCTGCATTAATGGCAAAAGCCGAGTATATCACCAAGGTTCACGCCATCTGTTTGCGCTGCGGAGATCTTGCCCAGTTTTCTTACAGAAAAACGGCTGATCAGGAAGTTGTTTTGCTTGGGGAAACCATGGAATATGAGCCTCTCTGCAGAAAATGCTATAACGAAGCAACAAAAAAATGA
- a CDS encoding toxin-antitoxin system YwqK family antitoxin — translation MRQILFLIIFIPILSLGQIKRGGSGTEENNNTNEQNNTYTGDDPSKLYPTKGEKPVNCNQDLEFDPGNQLVYHSKTNKPFTGLCVSYFPNGKLERKASFVNGKDNDTAYVYYESGDIKAFIIHVNGVEHGTWGYWYDNGPEDHSEQQVAWGNTYNMGQKIGTWYFFKENGDTTKILKYENDMLDGECRYFYENGAIEKSVSYKKNKMDGPYITYYNNEEHTIKTEKTYSNDEPDGKAQSYYESGALKSETEYKNGDKEGKWTIYYENGQIKQTGNFKNDLQDGIWDMFQESGKNATTALYDDGVLLKAVEYDRFGKPKNDLDLVELNDLLNKKKSDDASERKKGGLGGLFGKNKKNKEEENETNEEE, via the coding sequence ATGAGGCAAATATTATTCCTAATTATATTTATTCCAATACTTTCTCTTGGGCAGATCAAACGAGGAGGCTCTGGTACCGAAGAAAACAACAACACGAACGAACAAAACAATACTTATACAGGTGATGATCCCAGCAAACTGTATCCTACCAAAGGAGAAAAACCAGTAAACTGTAATCAAGACTTAGAGTTTGACCCTGGTAATCAGCTGGTTTATCACTCGAAAACGAACAAACCATTTACTGGCCTATGCGTTTCGTACTTCCCCAACGGAAAGCTGGAAAGAAAAGCAAGCTTTGTCAACGGAAAAGATAATGACACGGCCTATGTTTATTATGAAAGCGGGGATATCAAAGCTTTTATTATCCATGTTAATGGTGTAGAACATGGCACCTGGGGATATTGGTACGACAACGGTCCAGAAGACCATAGTGAACAACAAGTTGCCTGGGGGAACACCTACAACATGGGCCAAAAGATTGGCACCTGGTATTTTTTCAAGGAGAACGGAGATACCACCAAGATTCTCAAATATGAAAACGATATGCTAGATGGTGAATGCCGTTACTTTTATGAGAATGGAGCTATCGAAAAATCTGTTTCCTACAAAAAGAATAAAATGGATGGTCCTTACATCACTTATTACAACAACGAAGAACACACCATAAAAACGGAGAAAACCTATAGCAATGATGAACCTGATGGAAAAGCTCAGAGCTATTACGAAAGTGGTGCGCTAAAGTCAGAAACAGAATATAAAAACGGTGATAAGGAAGGGAAATGGACCATCTACTATGAAAACGGTCAGATCAAACAAACTGGCAACTTCAAGAACGACTTACAAGATGGTATTTGGGACATGTTTCAGGAAAGTGGTAAAAACGCTACTACCGCACTCTATGATGACGGAGTTTTACTCAAAGCGGTTGAATACGACCGATTTGGAAAACCGAAAAATGACCTCGATCTGGTCGAGTTGAACGACCTTTTGAACAAAAAGAAATCTGACGATGCTTCAGAAAGAAAAAAAGGTGGTCTGGGAGGTCTATTTGGTAAAAATAAGAAGAATAAAGAGGAGGAAAACGAGACTAACGAAGAGGAATAG
- a CDS encoding sensor histidine kinase produces MSMLALIIISLIVIGVTTFMYFQNQNEKYHKERLRRKEKTVLMSLSYFFRDTEDEDQLNGVSREFEHEISKLADINGVEINIFRMSGEILTSSDYDYADPEFYKTKVPDPILEELWSTHVHQVKKVDEENVTAYSLLYGKDSLTPIAIVNIPYQKTEVTGSSSVGPFLTTLIEIYVFLLIGASLIAFFLSNYITKSLRTIADKLKDVEINKKNEPLKWKGEDEIGMLVKEYNRMIEQLEASADLLAKTERESAWREMAKQVAHEIKNPLTPMKLSVQHLQRALKPDDPDYEEKLNLFSQKLITQIDALTNIANEFSNFAKMPKSKLEKLNVVQVLKSSMDLFDEHEDVSVHFENETNGEVMINGDREQLVRVFNNIIKNAIQAIPSNTDGNVEITVSTDDYYCKITVKDNGEGIPAEVRDKIFVPNFTTKSSGSGLGLAMVKQIIDAHHGDISFKTSEGEGTAFIVKLPIF; encoded by the coding sequence ATGTCAATGTTAGCATTGATTATCATATCATTGATCGTTATTGGGGTGACCACGTTCATGTATTTTCAAAACCAGAACGAAAAGTATCATAAGGAGCGTTTGAGAAGGAAAGAAAAAACGGTTTTAATGTCTTTGAGTTATTTCTTTAGAGATACTGAAGACGAAGACCAACTGAATGGGGTGAGCAGAGAGTTTGAACATGAGATCTCAAAATTGGCGGATATAAATGGTGTTGAGATTAATATTTTTAGAATGTCTGGTGAGATCTTAACGAGTAGTGACTATGATTATGCCGATCCAGAATTTTACAAAACCAAAGTGCCAGATCCAATTCTGGAGGAACTTTGGTCTACACATGTTCATCAAGTGAAGAAGGTGGACGAAGAGAACGTTACTGCTTATTCTTTGCTTTATGGGAAGGATTCTTTGACGCCCATTGCTATTGTAAATATACCTTATCAGAAAACAGAGGTAACAGGTAGTTCTAGCGTGGGTCCCTTTTTAACTACTCTGATTGAGATTTATGTGTTCTTATTGATCGGAGCTAGTTTGATCGCATTTTTCTTATCTAATTACATTACCAAGAGTTTAAGGACAATCGCTGACAAATTGAAAGATGTTGAGATTAACAAGAAAAATGAACCACTCAAATGGAAAGGGGAGGATGAAATAGGTATGCTGGTTAAGGAGTATAACAGGATGATCGAACAGTTAGAGGCCAGTGCAGACCTATTGGCTAAAACTGAGAGGGAGAGCGCCTGGAGGGAGATGGCTAAGCAGGTTGCGCATGAAATAAAGAATCCACTTACACCGATGAAACTTTCCGTGCAGCATCTTCAGCGAGCGTTAAAACCTGATGATCCTGATTATGAGGAAAAGTTAAACTTGTTCAGTCAGAAGTTGATCACACAGATAGACGCATTGACCAACATAGCTAATGAGTTTTCTAATTTTGCTAAAATGCCAAAGAGCAAGCTAGAAAAGCTGAATGTAGTTCAAGTGCTAAAAAGTAGTATGGATCTTTTCGATGAGCATGAAGATGTTTCTGTTCATTTTGAAAATGAGACTAATGGAGAGGTGATGATCAATGGAGATCGTGAGCAGTTGGTTAGAGTATTTAATAATATTATTAAGAATGCCATTCAGGCTATTCCCTCTAATACAGACGGTAATGTGGAAATCACCGTTTCAACGGATGACTACTACTGTAAGATTACAGTCAAAGATAATGGAGAAGGTATTCCAGCTGAAGTAAGAGACAAGATTTTTGTGCCAAATTTTACCACTAAGTCGAGTGGCTCAGGGTTGGGGCTGGCGATGGTTAAACAAATCATCGATGCGCATCATGGTGACATTAGTTTCAAGACTTCGGAAGGAGAAGGGACGGCATTCATTGTTAAGTTGCCGATCTTTTAG